A section of the Cuniculiplasma divulgatum genome encodes:
- a CDS encoding MFS transporter has protein sequence MINDLNSVDPALFHNYGDLRKALDGMAWTRTHSLMLVTMVTSFFVWGILLVVAPLITEWPVVPRDYTSYILLASPAGLLIGNLLMGFLADRFGRRNIFMATMLIGAIGISGIIFSANAVQIIISIILAEMGFGGEETVSLVFMAELFPARYRGKVLILVSNSANIGVAVLSGVFLLTPANIYLQKLLFGIMAVAGLLIAIYARVRIPESIRWKYVSRSVAAIPKIDSRGILKFLVLLSFAITIVLTFALVTFVMGPYRFPMYVSLIAFSSGLGTSATGILAIFLIDMVSRKLLALFAYTGGFLSMTLFIPYLFFSSSLILFVVLVLINSFFSELGWASRELLQPELFDTGWRGRGIASVRGIAYGLYIASLFLLVNFSTLNYMIFATMMWSIGFIGSVVWFIKGNETGRASL, from the coding sequence GTGATAAACGATCTTAATTCCGTCGACCCAGCTCTGTTCCATAATTACGGCGATCTCAGGAAGGCCCTTGATGGGATGGCTTGGACCAGAACTCATTCACTTATGCTTGTTACAATGGTCACGAGCTTCTTTGTCTGGGGTATTTTACTTGTAGTTGCCCCACTAATAACTGAGTGGCCAGTAGTTCCCCGGGATTACACAAGTTACATTCTTCTGGCATCTCCAGCTGGCCTCCTGATTGGGAACTTACTTATGGGATTCCTTGCAGATAGGTTTGGCAGGAGGAATATCTTCATGGCAACCATGCTGATTGGGGCTATTGGAATATCCGGGATCATCTTCTCCGCTAACGCTGTCCAGATCATCATATCAATTATTCTGGCCGAAATGGGATTCGGCGGTGAAGAAACCGTGTCACTGGTATTCATGGCAGAACTCTTCCCTGCAAGGTATCGCGGAAAGGTACTGATCCTTGTGTCAAACTCTGCAAACATCGGTGTGGCAGTCCTTTCAGGGGTATTTCTCTTGACTCCTGCCAATATTTACCTCCAGAAGCTTCTTTTCGGGATAATGGCGGTTGCTGGGCTTCTCATAGCCATTTACGCCAGAGTGAGGATACCGGAGAGCATCAGATGGAAGTATGTTTCCCGGTCAGTTGCAGCCATACCAAAAATCGATTCAAGGGGGATACTGAAATTCCTTGTCCTGCTCTCGTTCGCCATAACAATCGTTCTCACTTTCGCGCTGGTGACTTTTGTCATGGGACCATACAGATTCCCTATGTACGTTAGCTTGATAGCATTTTCATCAGGCCTGGGGACGTCAGCAACAGGTATTCTCGCAATTTTCTTAATTGATATGGTATCTAGGAAACTTCTTGCACTTTTTGCATACACAGGAGGATTCTTGTCTATGACGCTCTTCATACCCTACCTGTTCTTCTCATCCTCCCTGATACTTTTTGTTGTGCTGGTACTTATCAATTCGTTCTTCAGTGAACTGGGCTGGGCTTCCCGGGAACTCCTGCAGCCTGAACTTTTCGACACCGGATGGCGCGGCAGAGGCATCGCTTCCGTCCGCGGGATAGCTTACGGTCTGTATATCGCCTCGCTCTTTCTGCTGGTTAACTTTTCAACCTTGAATTACATGATATTTGCAACCATGATGTGGTCAATAGGGTTTATCGGCTCCGTTGTATGGTTCATCAAGGGAAACGAAACAGGGAGGGCAAGCCTGTGA
- the thiD gene encoding bifunctional hydroxymethylpyrimidine kinase/phosphomethylpyrimidine kinase, translating to MKRGLPVVLTVAGSDSGGGAGVQADLKTMTALGVFGTTAITAVTAQNSVEVSGIFPMNPDFVEKQMDAVLSDMGADAAKTGMLYSGEIIDAVCSKFTEYSVKNVIIDPVMMSKTGARLLNENAVESLKSKLLGIAYLVTPNIPEAEMLSGLSISRGDHAKKAAEKIFADTGCRVLIKGGHSTGRYVKDILYDGSRFMEFVKLRINTKNTHGTGDTYSSAIASFLALGNDLASSVTMAREYLQGAIINSVIMGKGFGSLYHGWRNKNGK from the coding sequence ATGAAAAGAGGACTTCCGGTAGTACTTACGGTAGCAGGCTCAGATTCCGGCGGAGGTGCCGGAGTACAGGCTGACCTGAAAACCATGACCGCACTTGGAGTATTTGGAACAACCGCTATCACCGCAGTTACCGCTCAGAATTCTGTTGAGGTATCAGGAATTTTTCCAATGAATCCAGATTTCGTGGAAAAGCAGATGGATGCTGTCCTTTCCGACATGGGGGCTGATGCTGCCAAGACCGGCATGCTCTATTCCGGTGAGATAATAGATGCCGTATGTTCAAAATTCACCGAATACTCAGTAAAAAACGTGATAATAGACCCCGTTATGATGTCAAAGACAGGTGCGAGACTCCTGAATGAGAACGCCGTGGAGTCTCTTAAATCGAAACTTCTGGGAATTGCGTATCTCGTCACACCGAACATACCTGAAGCCGAGATGCTTTCCGGTTTGAGCATATCACGAGGAGACCATGCAAAAAAGGCTGCTGAGAAAATATTTGCGGATACGGGCTGCAGGGTCCTGATCAAGGGAGGGCATTCCACCGGGAGATACGTGAAAGATATCCTCTACGACGGTTCACGTTTCATGGAATTCGTGAAACTGAGGATAAATACAAAGAACACACACGGAACCGGAGACACTTACTCTTCCGCCATTGCCTCATTCCTTGCACTGGGCAATGATCTCGCGTCTTCCGTTACCATGGCGAGAGAATATCTCCAGGGTGCTATCATTAACTCAGTGATCATGGGAAAGGGATTCGGTTCCCTGTATCATGGGTGGAGGAATAAAAATGGCAAATGA
- a CDS encoding AIR synthase family protein encodes MANEAGKITKAYFEKYILPKTGAKRNEVIVPPKSGVDTGVIRIAPGRVMAVTTDPFSIHPSLGWHKAAWFAFHIIASDLCTSGLPPEYLSVDLNLPVSIKDMEIKKMWDTVHEECRKYGVAVVTGHTARYEGTNYPMVGGATMIGTGNEDEYITSAMSRPGDAVIITKTVAIQAAAMLTAIFPQYIEKELGTGDFKKLDSMFYSMTTVDESMEAAKFGLRSRGITSMHDATEGGVLGALYEIADASGNGILIEKEKLPLWPEVSRVSELFGINPYRSISEGTLLMTVVPDKADAFVKRLKAKGTESVIAGYMKEENFGKKIEDSGMLKDIEPPGHDDYWKAINYGVSRRLK; translated from the coding sequence ATGGCAAATGAAGCTGGAAAAATAACCAAGGCTTACTTCGAAAAATACATACTGCCGAAAACCGGAGCAAAGAGAAACGAGGTCATAGTGCCGCCAAAAAGCGGCGTGGACACGGGAGTGATAAGAATTGCTCCGGGAAGAGTAATGGCCGTGACTACGGACCCATTCTCCATACATCCGTCTCTTGGATGGCATAAAGCCGCCTGGTTTGCATTTCATATCATAGCTTCCGATCTGTGTACATCCGGCCTTCCACCGGAGTACCTGAGCGTGGACCTGAACCTGCCTGTTTCCATTAAGGACATGGAAATAAAAAAAATGTGGGACACAGTGCATGAGGAATGCAGGAAATACGGAGTTGCTGTCGTCACAGGACATACTGCCAGATATGAAGGAACGAACTACCCTATGGTTGGAGGTGCCACAATGATAGGAACAGGGAATGAGGATGAATACATAACTTCTGCAATGTCGAGACCCGGTGATGCCGTCATAATAACCAAAACAGTGGCAATACAGGCAGCAGCCATGCTTACTGCAATTTTCCCTCAGTACATTGAGAAAGAACTCGGTACTGGCGATTTCAAGAAACTGGATTCCATGTTCTACAGTATGACTACAGTAGATGAGTCTATGGAGGCGGCGAAATTCGGGCTTAGAAGCAGAGGCATAACATCCATGCATGATGCCACGGAGGGGGGCGTTCTTGGTGCTCTCTACGAGATAGCGGATGCCTCAGGAAACGGGATTCTCATTGAGAAGGAGAAGCTGCCCCTGTGGCCGGAGGTCTCCAGGGTATCAGAACTGTTCGGGATCAATCCATACAGATCAATAAGTGAAGGCACTCTCCTGATGACTGTTGTACCCGATAAGGCGGATGCTTTCGTAAAAAGGCTGAAGGCGAAGGGTACAGAAAGCGTAATTGCAGGATACATGAAAGAGGAGAATTTTGGAAAAAAAATTGAGGATTCCGGTATGCTGAAAGATATTGAACCACCAGGGCATGATGACTACTGGAAAGCGATAAATTATGGAGTTTCCAGGAGACTTAAATGA
- the thiE gene encoding thiamine phosphate synthase, producing MKLQGLYLLTPDYYGEGFFKKLQLALDAGIDLLQYRDKNNPYSVKLEVSRRIRRITLDYDVPLIVDDDPILAGECYADGVHVGKDDPSIAEVRDILGDVIIGYSTYGDVHRALQGQKDGASYVAFGSFFPTTSKDGAELCDIRVLEEAKKILNIPIFAIGGINEHNVGRIMQYGISGVAVISSIFSSADPFSACRKLRSEIEKFIVSGFKC from the coding sequence ATGAAACTTCAGGGACTTTACCTTCTTACGCCGGACTATTACGGCGAGGGATTCTTCAAGAAACTTCAGCTAGCGCTTGATGCCGGCATAGACTTGCTACAGTACAGAGACAAGAACAATCCCTACAGCGTGAAGCTTGAGGTTTCCCGGAGAATCAGGCGCATCACTCTTGATTATGACGTCCCCCTCATAGTAGACGATGATCCGATACTGGCTGGCGAATGCTATGCAGATGGTGTCCATGTCGGCAAGGATGACCCTTCCATAGCCGAGGTCAGGGACATTCTGGGAGACGTTATAATAGGGTACTCCACCTATGGCGATGTGCATCGCGCCCTGCAGGGTCAGAAAGACGGCGCTTCATATGTTGCTTTCGGTTCATTCTTCCCGACAACGTCAAAGGATGGGGCAGAGCTGTGTGATATTAGGGTTCTTGAGGAGGCAAAGAAAATCCTGAATATCCCCATATTTGCCATTGGCGGCATAAATGAGCATAACGTCGGGCGGATTATGCAGTACGGCATCAGCGGCGTTGCAGTCATCTCAAGCATTTTCTCGTCAGCTGATCCTTTCAGCGCGTGCAGGAAACTTCGAAGCGAGATAGAGAAATTCATCGTTTCGGGATTCAAATGCTGA
- a CDS encoding helix-turn-helix domain-containing protein has product MFEYPQFTWCEAEVFHALSGRRMTAEELSVKTVIPYTRVYTVLRKLLQLNLVQRIASNSAMFSIHEKEVVISILCEESKYSINGTEGHIANYLYEIQGK; this is encoded by the coding sequence GTGTTTGAATATCCTCAATTCACTTGGTGTGAGGCTGAGGTGTTTCATGCTTTATCAGGCAGAAGGATGACGGCAGAAGAACTCTCCGTTAAAACTGTAATTCCTTACACAAGAGTTTACACGGTACTGAGGAAGTTGTTGCAACTGAATCTGGTACAGAGGATCGCAAGCAATTCGGCCATGTTTTCAATACATGAAAAAGAAGTTGTTATTAGTATACTGTGCGAAGAGAGCAAATACAGTATAAATGGCACAGAGGGCCATATAGCTAATTATCTGTATGAGATTCAGGGAAAGTAG
- a CDS encoding heavy-metal-associated domain-containing protein produces MAEKKVTMRVYGMTCDDCVRTVSNGLNDAGATDVSISLKDGIAMLKIDDAKISPESLAKIPVFGEESHYKAQIRKVE; encoded by the coding sequence ATGGCAGAAAAGAAAGTCACCATGAGAGTGTATGGAATGACCTGCGATGACTGCGTCAGAACTGTGAGCAATGGCCTTAATGATGCGGGAGCTACTGACGTGTCTATATCCCTGAAGGACGGCATTGCAATGCTCAAAATCGATGATGCAAAGATATCTCCGGAAAGTCTGGCCAAAATACCTGTATTTGGCGAAGAGTCCCATTACAAAGCACAGATAAGGAAGGTTGAGTGA
- the merA gene encoding mercury(II) reductase: MSEDLPKEYDLVIIGRGAAAFSAAIKASEITRNQVSVAMIGFGPLGGTCVNVGCVPSKYLIEAAKAANTQRVPRYPGIESHEPAVNFQVVMDSLREAVHEERESKYARVVRSYPNIDVYDGKAHFISRNTVRVESSDESVDVSGYNFIVATGSRTRIPEIEGLEETGYLTSDSIWNLDALPGSLGVIGGGFVGLEIGQALHRLGSDVIIIKQHDTIVPGIEEELGHELITALKDDGISFLTGRSVSRVYKEGNKKVIEATHKGGIDTIKVDEILISSGRIPNVEGLSLEEAGVKYSPRGISIRKDFSTDNPLIYAAGDVVDQKYRLETLAAREGATVASNIFNNADKTVNLQEIPWAVFTEPQFASVGFTEDEYRRLHGSATSRTIPLSAVPKARILRQEHGTIKIVVDPASNRIVGVHAVSPYAAEFIMEGVIAVKQGMTFNDIIENSHIFPTVSEGIKLAAQSFTRDLSMMSCCME, encoded by the coding sequence TTGAGTGAGGACTTGCCCAAGGAATATGATCTTGTAATCATAGGAAGAGGCGCAGCAGCATTCTCTGCAGCCATAAAGGCCAGTGAGATAACCAGGAATCAGGTCTCGGTTGCCATGATTGGTTTCGGGCCGTTGGGAGGCACATGCGTCAATGTAGGGTGTGTCCCATCCAAATATCTAATAGAAGCGGCAAAGGCAGCAAATACTCAGAGAGTTCCAAGGTATCCCGGAATTGAATCACATGAGCCAGCGGTGAATTTTCAGGTGGTCATGGATTCTCTCAGGGAAGCTGTGCATGAGGAAAGAGAGAGCAAATATGCCAGGGTTGTGAGATCGTATCCCAACATAGACGTGTACGACGGCAAAGCGCACTTCATTTCAAGAAACACTGTGCGCGTTGAATCCTCCGATGAAAGTGTTGATGTCTCTGGCTATAACTTTATCGTAGCCACAGGTTCAAGAACAAGGATTCCTGAAATTGAAGGGCTTGAGGAAACAGGATATTTAACAAGTGACAGCATATGGAACTTGGATGCACTGCCCGGTTCCCTTGGCGTCATAGGTGGAGGATTTGTGGGACTTGAAATTGGACAGGCACTCCACAGGCTTGGATCAGACGTCATCATAATCAAGCAGCACGACACCATCGTTCCTGGCATTGAAGAGGAGCTTGGACATGAACTTATAACTGCCCTTAAGGATGACGGAATATCATTCCTGACAGGGAGATCTGTTTCAAGGGTCTACAAAGAAGGGAATAAAAAGGTCATAGAGGCTACTCACAAGGGTGGGATTGATACCATCAAGGTAGACGAGATACTCATATCATCCGGCAGAATCCCAAATGTGGAAGGCCTTTCCCTGGAGGAAGCGGGTGTGAAGTATTCCCCAAGAGGCATATCCATCAGGAAGGATTTTTCCACTGACAATCCACTGATCTATGCGGCAGGCGATGTTGTGGACCAGAAATACAGGCTCGAAACACTGGCTGCAAGAGAAGGCGCAACTGTGGCTTCCAACATCTTCAATAATGCAGATAAAACCGTCAACCTGCAGGAAATACCATGGGCCGTGTTCACTGAGCCACAGTTTGCTTCGGTAGGCTTCACGGAGGATGAATACCGGAGGTTACATGGCAGTGCCACAAGCAGGACAATACCACTGAGCGCAGTTCCAAAGGCCAGAATATTACGCCAGGAACATGGTACCATAAAGATAGTTGTGGACCCTGCCAGCAATAGGATAGTTGGTGTCCATGCAGTGAGTCCTTACGCCGCCGAGTTCATAATGGAGGGAGTTATTGCAGTTAAGCAGGGAATGACCTTCAACGACATAATAGAGAACAGCCACATATTTCCCACTGTGTCCGAAGGCATAAAACTGGCTGCACAGTCATTCACCAGAGACCTTTCCATGATGAGCTGCTGCATGGAATGA
- a CDS encoding MFS transporter, whose product MEVYGLKGRTWLQVISAYAGWLMDGYTSIAYALVAVTISSVFFPSKVIGIYSLVATFGGLAVEELARPVGSVLLGNFLGDRLGRKNMLTITIVGFSIFAASKGLLPTFTQVGIFAPILLYIILFIEGLFAGAEYGGGTALSMESVPAKKRAPIGAFVQSGFGTGFFIVSFVFAGLFSFYGKSSFDVIGWRVLFFTTIIPGLLTLVIRRITRETVVFQDMQAKKEVEKEPAVSLFKVGGAPLIFALILTTGLLFINSITFSFYPTLLILLHSTISGTTVGVYNAYINLVSLFGVWVGGIIGLIIVGRKTSMIVYTVIFVAITYPISYFAFHGSAFMDLVLFSIQAFFEAMIFSTLPAFLSETFSKKFRTTGVGFAYNGGAILSGFAISIVLYSATITRSLFASWTLWFFIAEAIMLAGLLLSKETYRHGNPDLINA is encoded by the coding sequence ATGGAAGTTTATGGCTTGAAGGGCAGGACATGGCTACAGGTTATTTCTGCATACGCAGGATGGCTCATGGATGGATATACATCCATTGCATATGCACTTGTTGCAGTAACAATATCGTCGGTATTCTTCCCTTCGAAGGTCATAGGCATATACAGCCTTGTTGCAACATTCGGAGGCCTGGCTGTTGAGGAGCTCGCAAGGCCGGTTGGATCAGTCCTTCTGGGAAACTTTCTTGGAGACAGGCTTGGAAGGAAGAACATGCTAACCATCACAATTGTGGGTTTTTCCATTTTCGCTGCATCTAAGGGCCTTCTTCCAACATTTACACAGGTTGGGATTTTCGCTCCCATACTGCTTTACATCATACTTTTCATAGAGGGTCTGTTCGCTGGAGCGGAGTATGGAGGTGGTACAGCGCTATCCATGGAGAGCGTTCCGGCAAAGAAAAGAGCCCCCATTGGCGCATTTGTGCAGAGCGGATTTGGCACAGGTTTCTTCATAGTATCATTCGTCTTTGCCGGACTTTTTTCCTTTTATGGAAAGTCATCATTTGATGTAATTGGATGGAGAGTGCTCTTCTTTACCACCATCATTCCCGGATTACTGACGCTGGTTATCAGAAGAATTACAAGGGAGACTGTTGTTTTCCAGGACATGCAGGCTAAGAAGGAAGTGGAGAAGGAGCCGGCAGTGAGCCTTTTTAAGGTTGGCGGTGCCCCTCTTATATTCGCACTTATACTGACCACAGGGCTCCTTTTCATAAATTCAATAACTTTTTCATTCTACCCCACTCTCCTGATCCTTCTTCATTCAACAATAAGCGGCACCACAGTTGGTGTTTACAATGCTTATATCAACCTGGTATCACTGTTTGGCGTATGGGTTGGGGGCATTATAGGATTGATAATAGTTGGAAGGAAGACATCCATGATCGTATATACTGTGATTTTTGTGGCCATAACCTATCCCATATCATACTTTGCATTCCACGGAAGCGCATTTATGGATCTGGTTCTATTCAGCATACAGGCTTTCTTTGAAGCAATGATATTCTCAACACTTCCTGCATTCCTTTCGGAAACATTCAGCAAGAAATTCCGAACCACTGGCGTTGGGTTTGCATATAACGGTGGTGCAATACTTTCCGGATTCGCCATAAGCATAGTCCTCTATTCGGCTACCATAACCCGGAGCCTCTTCGCCTCATGGACGCTCTGGTTCTTCATTGCAGAGGCAATAATGCTTGCAGGGTTACTGCTTTCAAAGGAAACCTACAGGCATGGGAATCCTGACCTGATAAATGCATAG
- the treZ gene encoding malto-oligosyltrehalose trehalohydrolase yields MSEWKKNFPSITYHDIGPIIRGSEVIFRTWAPFATGLEFISGKRRIIASKDEFGIWEAHMPWNGETVDYVISINGGAPLPDPASRYQPNGVFGHSRVIQYPLPGNTEFVNLHMPSAIIYELHTGTFTPQGTFAGIGERLEHLTDLGVSAIELMPVSQFEGRWNWGYDGVFPYAVHNTYGTPGDLRELVERCHSMNLSVILDVVYNHIGPRGNIFAAFGPFFSNRYMTPWGASLNFDGEWSDYVRSFFIQNAIFWLDVYGFDGLRLDAIHGIVDNSPMHFLAELTRTIKKHFAGTGKRPVIIGESDMNNPRVIQGPEMGGYGLDAQWCDDFHHSVHALATGEKQGYYMDYGEPEQVAEAFRHGFVYSCIYSCFLHRTRGYRDRRYRNDQLVVFAQDHDQVGNRPGSKRPTSYAGMDASMAMAAGAILSPYVPMLFMGEEFGTISPFWFFIDTSDRSFASAVDKGRKEEFNYLDWVEDHIAPSDPRAFMESRIPWHDLHSSKGQKIFGEYRKLISIRRSMKLGKGIRPVVRIDGALVTATYLDTPMGVIQCAFNLSEKQVNIPDMHGRILFSRNCENEGNGIIMESYGVAVIQK; encoded by the coding sequence TTGAGTGAGTGGAAGAAAAATTTTCCCAGCATTACATACCATGATATTGGTCCAATCATAAGGGGATCGGAAGTGATCTTCAGGACATGGGCACCCTTTGCCACTGGACTGGAATTCATTTCCGGGAAACGAAGAATTATTGCATCAAAGGACGAGTTTGGTATCTGGGAGGCTCATATGCCATGGAATGGCGAAACAGTTGATTACGTGATCTCCATTAATGGCGGAGCACCACTCCCTGATCCGGCTTCCAGGTATCAGCCCAATGGAGTTTTCGGCCATTCGAGGGTGATTCAATACCCACTTCCAGGAAATACCGAATTCGTGAATCTGCACATGCCGTCTGCAATTATCTACGAGCTGCACACCGGAACGTTTACTCCCCAGGGCACGTTTGCTGGCATCGGTGAAAGGCTTGAGCATCTTACTGATCTCGGTGTAAGCGCAATTGAACTCATGCCGGTTTCGCAGTTTGAGGGCCGCTGGAACTGGGGTTATGACGGGGTATTTCCCTATGCTGTCCATAACACATACGGCACTCCCGGTGACCTGAGAGAACTGGTGGAAAGATGCCATTCCATGAATCTTTCTGTAATACTGGATGTTGTATACAACCACATTGGGCCCAGAGGAAACATTTTTGCAGCATTCGGACCATTCTTCTCAAACCGGTACATGACACCATGGGGCGCATCACTGAACTTTGATGGTGAGTGGTCTGACTATGTTCGTTCCTTCTTCATACAGAATGCCATTTTCTGGCTGGACGTATATGGCTTCGATGGTCTCAGGTTAGACGCAATTCACGGCATAGTGGACAATTCCCCCATGCATTTCCTGGCTGAGCTTACCAGGACCATAAAGAAGCATTTTGCCGGCACAGGGAAAAGACCAGTCATAATAGGGGAAAGTGACATGAACAATCCCAGGGTAATTCAGGGACCGGAAATGGGAGGATATGGTCTTGATGCACAGTGGTGTGACGATTTTCATCACTCCGTGCACGCACTCGCCACCGGCGAGAAGCAGGGATATTATATGGATTATGGTGAGCCTGAACAGGTAGCAGAGGCATTCCGTCATGGTTTCGTTTATTCCTGTATCTATTCTTGTTTTCTTCACAGGACCAGAGGCTACAGGGACAGGAGATACAGAAATGACCAGCTGGTTGTCTTTGCACAGGACCATGACCAGGTGGGAAACAGGCCGGGATCCAAGAGGCCTACATCATATGCTGGCATGGACGCTTCCATGGCAATGGCAGCTGGTGCCATACTTTCACCATATGTCCCCATGCTCTTCATGGGTGAGGAATTTGGAACAATTTCTCCATTCTGGTTCTTTATTGACACATCGGACAGGTCATTTGCCAGTGCCGTGGACAAGGGACGGAAAGAGGAATTCAACTATCTTGATTGGGTTGAGGATCATATTGCGCCATCAGATCCACGTGCATTTATGGAATCCAGAATCCCATGGCATGATCTTCATTCCAGTAAGGGGCAGAAAATATTTGGGGAATACCGGAAACTGATTTCCATTCGGAGAAGTATGAAACTTGGGAAAGGAATCAGGCCTGTGGTTAGAATCGATGGTGCACTTGTCACTGCAACATATTTGGATACGCCAATGGGTGTTATTCAGTGTGCCTTCAACCTTTCTGAGAAACAAGTAAACATTCCCGATATGCATGGCAGGATTCTGTTCAGCAGAAACTGTGAAAACGAGGGCAATGGGATTATCATGGAATCCTACGGTGTGGCAGTCATTCAGAAATGA